A genome region from Salvelinus alpinus chromosome 26, SLU_Salpinus.1, whole genome shotgun sequence includes the following:
- the LOC139554358 gene encoding uncharacterized protein yields the protein MVVEEEEVVVEEGEVVVEGEVIEEVEQMVVEEEEVVVGEEGVEVVEEVEVEEEEVEEEVVVEEEVVVEEEEVEGEVVEAVEQMVVEEEEVEVVEEEGEVVVEEE from the coding sequence atggtggtagaggaggaggaggtggtggtagaggagggggaggtggtggtagaggggGAGGTGATAGAGGAGGTAGAGCAGatggtggtagaggaggaggaggtggtggtaggggaggagggggtggaggtggtggaggaggtggaggtagaggaggaggaggtagaggaggaggtggtggtagaggaggaggtggtggtagaggaggaggaggtagagggggaggtggTAGAGGCGGTAGAGCAGatggtggtagaggaggaggaggtggaggtggtagaggaggagggggaggtggtggtAGAAGAGGAgtag